The genomic segment aaaaatttgtcttgtcttgattaatgaaaaaagacaagtaaaataggaaatcaaattagaaaatttatgaCGGATAATTTAGGATGGAGGAAGTatgtatcaaattttaatttatcttttatcgtgtaattaaataatatattgatTAACTCATTATTTGTATACTCCTACATTTTAGTTATGTTTCGAAAATTCTTACGTCAcgattcaaaattcaaatttgattgGTAACACATGATTAATTTAAATGTGAGATCGTAAAATGAAACTCAAATAACGAACTTGATGTGTTAAATTTTAAACAAAGCAGTTATAAAAACTATCTAACATGATATTAATTATGCTAATTTTAATACATGGGTAATTCTTTTCCTAACGAACAATCAAATGATCCCTTTAAATATCTAACAATCTATTTGAATGGTTGTTTTTTCATATCGTGTTGCTAATTTAAAGAcgatatttgttttggttgttagaatttgtgtatttatttgttaaattattgTCAAACAACAATGAAAAATCTTATTTTCAcgtcattatcttatttttttaattcattttatctTTACTTATTATACTTTATTTCTTACCTATCTTTTCATAATAGCTCTACTTAGCAggattatattttacttttttttttgtaggtttaTTCTTattacaataaaaaacaaatcaatattttcaaactattcatcaaaacaatataatacgatataatatatatataacaaaatacaTTACAGAATAATATGTACTCTCTTTagttcaaaataagtaaaattttaaCTCAATATACACCTATTAAGGAAAGGAAACTAGGATATAATTATACGCTacttttcagttttatttttttttttggtttttcatctgGTGTCTAATACTGGTATTGGAGCCCGACCAATTCAGATTTGCGTTGGGTAGAGCTCAAttcgggggtagcgctcccaacaacGATTTTACTTTTCAGTTTTATCATTTTAGATATTATCAAACTattcttaaaatttcaatcaCATTAAAATAAAGTCAATTAAGTAGCCATTTGATcataaaatttttttcttttttttcgaaaaattatttcactttagtgaaaaaagtgaaaacacgctccgtttggccatgaattttTCAAAtccgaaaaattatttgaaaaagtgaaaataagtaaaacttgtctcatacttctctcacaaaatttcaaaaacaattttaatttatattcatggcgaAACACAACTCTAACTctgaaaaaaagtaattttcatggtcaaacgatGCCTATGTCTTTTGAAACTCATAACCTAAgaaatgtaaataaaaaataaaattaaaagaaattttcaacatgtctcatgaataatgaataattatttttattttagacattaaaaaataactaaaaatttaactccctccgtcccaaattatgtatcaccattttctttttgattcgttccaaaaaaaaaatgtcgttttttcttatttggtaagtttttaaaaacacaattataattttatccttagtggttccacttgattttaaataatagtactccttttttatttattttttcaattaaaagtgtTCCTACTTAATCTTAAATactattactttttctttaagaaaaataattttataactctAATAAAGTCAATACTTATTTCAATCAAATGaggatacataattttgaacgGCGGAAGCATTTATTTTGAATTAGAAGAAGTCGAAAACATTGGAACAACGGTGTTAGAGACGACATCGTAACAAACAATTAATGTTGCATTGATTTAATGGCTATGAACAATTTTTTTACTTccaacattattttattttattttttgtcaacaTTTAACCTGAACTCAAGGCCACCAACACCATAGAAACTTCGGATTCCTTTCCTATTCCCCCCCTCACACATAGCCTCTGTCCCTAAAACTCACTACACGTCTTACTCCACTTCTTACACTAAAAACTTACACTCCACTTCCTCTGTCCCCTTTTAATCACCTCaaaattttgctcattttttgtAGAAACGGTCGTCAGCTGCTTAGTTTTATCCGTGAGTTTTAATCTTCTTATTCCTCACTGCTTTTTACATAAAAAGACAGGTCGATTTAGACTCCTTCCCTTCTATTGTTTGCTCTATTTTACAGGTAGAGTCGGTAGTTGCATAGTCTCATTTGAGAGTTTGATCTCCATTctccttaatttttaaatttttacacaaaaaagACGGATCTATTTAGGCTCCTTTCCTTTCGCTGTTTGTTTCTTTTTTCGTAGAAACAGTCGGCAGCTGCTTATCTCACCCGagaatttaattttcttgttttccCCCAAAAAAAGACTAGGATCGATTTAGGCGCTTTCCCTTCCACTGCATAGCAAGTTGAAATTCAATTCACAATGAAACTAGTTCCCTTCTTTCTCAACTTTCTCTTCTTACTATACCAACCCTCAAAATGTGGTTCCACTACAAATTCCAGTACCCAAATTATTTCACCAATGTTAATTTTACCGCTAAAAACCCAAGAAATCCCATCTAGCTCCTTTCCTAAAGCACCAAACAAACTCCCATTTACACACAATGTAACACTTACTGTTTCCCTTACAGTAGGTACACCTCCACAAAATGTTACAATGGTCCTCGACACAGGCAGTGAACTCTCTTGGCTACATTCAAATTCAACTCGAATCCAACAAGCCGTTTTTGACCCGACCCGGTCCACTTCTTACCGACCCATTTCATGCTCCGAACCAACATGCAAGACTCGAACTCAAGATTTTTCTATACCGGCTTCTTGTGACTCCAAGAATTACTGCCATGCAGTGCTTACGTACGCAGACTCTTCGTCATCCGAAGGGAATTTAGCTATGGATGTTTTTACTATTGGCGGGTCGAATTTTACGGGCACGATATTCGGGTCAATGGATTCGGGTTTTAGTAGTAATACAGATGAAGATGAAAAAACAACCGGGTTAATGGGTATGAACCGTGGATCGCTTTCTTTTGTTTCACAAATGGGctttaaaaaattttcatattgTATTTCTAGTTTGGATTTTTCCGGGGTTTTACTGCTTGGTGAAAATAATTTTACTTGGATTTTACCGTTAAATTATACGCCGTTAGTTGAAATTTCACTTCCGTTGCCCtattttgatagggtagcatataCGGTAAAACTTGAAGGCATTAAAGTGAAGGGTAAATTATTACCGATACCCGAATCCGTGTTTGTACCTGACCATACCGGGGCGGGTCAAACGATGGTTGATTCGGGTACACAATTTACTTTCCTACTTGGGCCAGCTTATAGTATACTAAGGAATGAGTTTTTGAACCAAACAATGAAAAGTCTTAGGGTTTTTGAGGATCAAGATTTTGTTTTTCAAGGTGCAATGGACTTGTGTTATCGTGTACCTATTAATCAAACGTGGTTACCAGCATTACCATCGGTTAGTTTGGTTTTCCGGGGCGCTGAAATAACAGTATGGGGGGAGCGATTATTGTATCGAGTACCGGGTGAAATTCGGGGTAAGGATGAAATACATTGTTTCACTTTTGGAAATTCCGAGCTACTAGCTGTCGAGGCGTACATTATTGgacatcatcatcaacaaaatGTATGGGTGGAATATGATCTTGAAAAATCTCGCATTGGCTTTGCTCAAGTACGATGTGACATAGCGA from the Capsicum annuum cultivar UCD-10X-F1 chromosome 9, UCD10Xv1.1, whole genome shotgun sequence genome contains:
- the LOC107842821 gene encoding aspartic proteinase PCS1, which produces MKLVPFFLNFLFLLYQPSKCGSTTNSSTQIISPMLILPLKTQEIPSSSFPKAPNKLPFTHNVTLTVSLTVGTPPQNVTMVLDTGSELSWLHSNSTRIQQAVFDPTRSTSYRPISCSEPTCKTRTQDFSIPASCDSKNYCHAVLTYADSSSSEGNLAMDVFTIGGSNFTGTIFGSMDSGFSSNTDEDEKTTGLMGMNRGSLSFVSQMGFKKFSYCISSLDFSGVLLLGENNFTWILPLNYTPLVEISLPLPYFDRVAYTVKLEGIKVKGKLLPIPESVFVPDHTGAGQTMVDSGTQFTFLLGPAYSILRNEFLNQTMKSLRVFEDQDFVFQGAMDLCYRVPINQTWLPALPSVSLVFRGAEITVWGERLLYRVPGEIRGKDEIHCFTFGNSELLAVEAYIIGHHHQQNVWVEYDLEKSRIGFAQVRCDIASQRFGLFH